In Streptomyces sp. 840.1, one DNA window encodes the following:
- a CDS encoding TerD family protein has translation MAVSLSKGGNVSLTKEAPGLTAVTVGLGWDVRTTTGTDFDLDASAIAVNAAGKVFSDGHFVFFNNKATPDQTIVHTGDNVTGAGEGDDEQITVNLAGLPADIDKIVFPVSIYDAETRSQNFGQVRNAYIRILNQAGGAEIARYDLSEDAATETAMVFGELYRNGAEWKFRAVGQGYASGLRGIASDFGVTL, from the coding sequence ATGGCAGTAAGCCTGTCCAAGGGCGGCAACGTCTCCCTCACCAAGGAGGCCCCCGGCCTCACCGCCGTCACGGTCGGCCTCGGCTGGGACGTCCGGACCACCACCGGCACCGACTTCGACCTCGACGCCTCCGCGATCGCGGTCAACGCGGCCGGCAAGGTCTTCTCCGACGGCCACTTCGTCTTCTTCAACAACAAGGCGACGCCGGACCAGACCATCGTGCACACCGGTGACAACGTCACGGGTGCGGGCGAGGGCGACGACGAGCAGATCACCGTCAACCTGGCAGGTCTGCCGGCGGACATCGACAAGATCGTCTTCCCGGTGTCGATCTACGACGCCGAGACCCGCAGCCAGAACTTCGGCCAGGTCCGCAACGCCTACATCCGCATCCTCAACCAGGCCGGCGGCGCCGAGATCGCCCGCTACGACCTGAGCGAGGACGCCGCCACCGAGACCGCCATGGTCTTCGGCGAGCTGTACCGCAACGGCGCCGAGTGGAAGTTCCGTGCCGTCGGCCAGGGCTACGCCTCCGGCCTGCGCGGCATCGCCTCGGACTTCGGCGTCACTCTCTGA
- a CDS encoding M4 family metallopeptidase, whose translation MTPHMNTRRAAALAAVAAMVVVGVQTGTANARPAAPDNGSSASSPAFSSAMARTTAIKSAQTDASSTAATLKLGAKEKLIARDVIKDAKGTVHTRYERTYAGLPVIGGDLVTHTASNGKLKSVTRATDAKISVPSTTAKIKTVAGARKVIWAGGSKPVLALESVKTGVQKDGTPSRKRVLTDAITGKVLHSYEEIETAGVGNSQYSGKVDLSTTASGSGFELTDGDRGGHKTYDLNQGESGTGDLVTDDDNTWGDGTGNDRQTAAVDAHYGAAETWDFYKDVLGRDGIAGDGKAAYSRVHYGDAYVNAFWDDSCFCMTYGDGADNKSALTGLDVAGHEMSHGLTSSTANLDYVGESGGLNEATSDIFGTSVEFFSDNATDVGDYLIGEKIDINGDGTPLRYMDQPSKDGGSADYWDSSVGDLDVHYSSGVANHFFYLLAEGSGAKTINGVDYDSPTSDGSTVTGIGRDKAIQIWYKALSEYMTSSTDYAAARTATEKAATDLYGADSAELKAVDAAWTGVNVK comes from the coding sequence ATGACCCCCCACATGAACACCCGTCGCGCCGCAGCCCTGGCCGCCGTGGCCGCGATGGTCGTCGTCGGAGTGCAGACCGGTACAGCGAACGCCCGGCCGGCCGCCCCCGACAACGGCTCCTCCGCCTCATCCCCCGCCTTCAGCAGCGCCATGGCGCGCACCACCGCCATCAAGTCGGCGCAGACCGACGCCTCTTCGACCGCCGCCACGCTGAAGCTCGGCGCCAAGGAGAAGCTGATCGCCCGTGACGTGATCAAGGACGCCAAGGGCACCGTCCACACCCGCTACGAGCGCACCTACGCCGGACTGCCCGTCATCGGCGGCGACCTCGTCACCCACACCGCGAGCAACGGCAAGCTCAAGAGCGTCACCCGGGCGACCGACGCCAAGATATCCGTGCCGTCCACGACGGCGAAGATCAAGACGGTGGCCGGTGCCCGCAAGGTGATCTGGGCGGGCGGCTCCAAGCCCGTCCTCGCGCTGGAGTCGGTCAAGACCGGGGTCCAGAAGGACGGCACCCCGAGCCGCAAGCGCGTCCTCACCGACGCCATCACCGGCAAGGTCCTGCACAGCTACGAGGAGATCGAGACCGCCGGCGTCGGCAACAGCCAGTACAGCGGCAAGGTGGACCTGTCCACCACCGCCTCCGGTTCCGGATTCGAGCTGACCGACGGCGACCGCGGCGGCCACAAGACGTACGACCTGAACCAGGGCGAGAGCGGCACCGGCGACCTGGTCACCGACGACGACAACACGTGGGGCGACGGCACCGGCAACGACCGCCAGACCGCCGCGGTCGACGCCCACTACGGCGCCGCCGAGACCTGGGACTTCTACAAGGACGTCCTCGGCCGCGACGGCATCGCGGGCGACGGCAAGGCCGCGTACTCCCGGGTCCACTACGGCGACGCGTACGTCAACGCGTTCTGGGACGACAGCTGCTTCTGCATGACGTACGGCGACGGCGCCGACAACAAGAGCGCCCTCACCGGACTCGACGTCGCCGGGCACGAGATGAGCCACGGTCTGACCTCGTCGACCGCCAACCTCGACTACGTCGGTGAGTCCGGCGGCCTCAACGAGGCGACAAGCGACATCTTCGGCACCTCGGTGGAGTTCTTCTCCGACAACGCCACCGACGTCGGCGACTACCTCATCGGCGAGAAGATCGACATCAACGGCGACGGCACCCCGCTGCGCTACATGGACCAGCCGAGCAAGGACGGCGGCTCGGCCGACTACTGGGACAGCAGCGTCGGTGACCTGGACGTGCACTACTCGTCCGGTGTCGCCAACCACTTCTTCTACCTGCTGGCCGAGGGCAGCGGCGCGAAGACCATCAACGGCGTCGACTACGACTCCCCGACCTCCGACGGCTCCACCGTCACCGGCATCGGCCGGGACAAGGCCATCCAGATCTGGTACAAGGCCCTCTCCGAGTACATGACCTCCTCCACCGACTACGCGGCCGCCCGCACCGCGACCGAGAAGGCCGCCACCGACCTCTACGGCGCGGACAGCGCCGAGCTGAAGGCCGTCGACGCCGCCTGGACCGGCGTCAACGTCAAGTGA
- a CDS encoding 1-phosphofructokinase family hexose kinase, protein MILTVTLNTALDLTYGVPALVPHASHRVTDLSERPGGKGINVARVLTALGHDSVVTGFAGGANGSVLRRLLADLPAGRAKLTDALVPVAGDTRRTLAVVDGTTGDTTQFNEPGPHVTATEWTAFLRSYEDLLTGADAVALCGSLPPGIHVGAYAELIRPARAAGVPVLLDTSGEPLRRGIAARPDLIKPNADELAQLTGSREPTRATRDARRRGAHTVIASLGPEGMLAVTPDGSWQASPPAAVRGNPTGAGDSAVAGLLSSLVEGLSWPDRLRRAVALSTATVLAPTAGDFDRAAYEELLPRVAIEEHADGAA, encoded by the coding sequence GTGATCCTCACGGTCACGCTGAACACGGCACTCGACCTGACGTACGGCGTTCCCGCCCTCGTCCCGCACGCCAGCCACCGGGTCACCGATCTCTCCGAGCGCCCCGGCGGCAAGGGCATCAACGTCGCCCGGGTCCTCACCGCCCTCGGCCACGACAGCGTCGTCACCGGCTTCGCGGGCGGCGCCAACGGCTCCGTACTGCGCCGGCTCCTCGCGGACCTCCCGGCCGGCCGGGCCAAGCTCACCGACGCGCTCGTCCCGGTGGCCGGCGACACCCGCCGCACCCTGGCCGTCGTCGACGGGACCACCGGCGACACCACCCAGTTCAACGAGCCGGGCCCGCACGTCACCGCCACCGAGTGGACCGCCTTCCTGCGCAGTTACGAGGACCTGCTCACCGGCGCCGACGCGGTCGCCCTGTGCGGCAGCCTGCCCCCCGGCATCCACGTCGGCGCCTACGCCGAACTGATCCGGCCGGCCCGCGCCGCCGGCGTCCCGGTCCTCCTGGACACCAGCGGCGAACCGCTGCGCCGGGGCATCGCCGCGCGCCCCGACCTCATCAAGCCGAACGCCGACGAGCTCGCCCAGCTCACCGGCTCCCGCGAACCCACCCGCGCCACCCGCGACGCCCGCCGCCGCGGCGCGCACACGGTGATCGCCTCGCTGGGCCCGGAGGGCATGCTGGCCGTCACCCCCGACGGCAGCTGGCAGGCATCGCCGCCGGCCGCCGTCAGGGGCAACCCGACCGGAGCCGGCGACTCAGCGGTGGCCGGGCTGCTGTCCTCCCTCGTCGAGGGCCTGAGCTGGCCGGACCGGCTGCGACGGGCGGTGGCACTGTCGACGGCGACCGTGCTGGCCCCCACAGCGGGTGACTTCGACCGCGCGGCCTACGAGGAGCTGCTGCCGCGCGTCGCCATCGAGGAACACGCAGACGGAGCGGCCTGA
- the cdgB gene encoding diguanylate cyclase CdgB, which produces MEAESEPYVRLATMRQLHQAVADLNTARSLADTLQTVADGIVAGLGYELACVNLVRPDGDLVVAAFAGNSAAEALITGRVGSRTSWERRLAMGEIWDELRFIPHTDGWVLLDDDVPQWHTEGPEPRFEDEWHPQDRLYAPMYASGGGSDLLGVISVDRPRNGRHPGAWGREALQMYASQSAIAISNARLRANMQRALVRLEREQQALRASEESFRQAFEYAPSGMAIAEMGGDQHGRLLRTNDALCRLLGRPASVLRRYSFADLVHPEDIGTLLRTSAEGGRAELRLGRRDGTYLWVSLRNSVVADTADGPRFLLTHVEDIEERKRHELNLAHRASHDALTGLPNSAELRSRLSARLCERPHAMASTDVQVLDAAYGDVDEARVHGFPVDGFDAGAGVGPYDHHVHSVAPDTGKDDGSKGLAVLFCDLDGFKSINDRFGHHTGDAVLIEVARRLTTCVRDGDTVARLGGDEFVVLADGLGSADAADLAVRLRNAIIPPIRVDGRAVRVGASFGIGWAACGMTAEEVLRSADQRMYIEKRSRSKVHRRAG; this is translated from the coding sequence ATGGAGGCCGAGTCGGAGCCGTACGTCCGTCTTGCGACGATGCGGCAGCTGCACCAGGCCGTGGCCGATCTCAACACGGCGCGGAGCCTGGCCGACACGCTGCAGACCGTGGCCGACGGAATCGTCGCTGGTCTCGGCTACGAGCTGGCCTGCGTCAATCTCGTCCGTCCCGACGGCGACCTCGTCGTCGCCGCCTTCGCCGGGAACAGCGCCGCCGAGGCCCTGATCACCGGCCGCGTCGGCTCCCGCACCTCCTGGGAGCGCCGGCTGGCCATGGGCGAGATATGGGACGAGCTCCGCTTCATACCGCACACCGACGGCTGGGTCCTCCTCGACGACGACGTCCCGCAGTGGCACACCGAGGGCCCCGAGCCCCGTTTCGAGGACGAGTGGCACCCGCAGGACCGGCTCTACGCCCCGATGTACGCCTCCGGCGGCGGCTCCGACCTGCTGGGCGTCATATCCGTCGACCGCCCCCGCAACGGCCGCCACCCCGGCGCCTGGGGCCGCGAGGCCCTCCAGATGTACGCCTCCCAGTCGGCCATCGCCATCAGCAACGCCCGGCTCCGGGCCAACATGCAGCGCGCCCTGGTCCGCCTGGAGCGGGAACAGCAGGCGCTGCGGGCCAGCGAGGAATCCTTCCGCCAGGCCTTCGAGTACGCCCCCAGCGGCATGGCCATCGCGGAGATGGGCGGCGACCAGCACGGCCGGCTGCTGCGCACCAACGACGCCCTGTGCCGGCTGCTCGGCCGCCCCGCCTCCGTGCTGCGCCGCTACTCCTTCGCGGACCTGGTCCACCCCGAGGACATCGGCACCCTGCTCCGCACCTCCGCCGAGGGCGGCCGGGCCGAGCTGCGGCTGGGCCGCCGGGACGGCACCTACCTCTGGGTCTCGCTGCGCAACTCCGTCGTCGCGGACACCGCGGACGGGCCGCGCTTCCTGCTCACGCACGTCGAGGACATAGAGGAGCGCAAGCGCCACGAGCTGAACCTCGCGCACCGCGCCTCCCACGACGCCCTCACCGGCCTGCCCAACAGCGCCGAGCTGCGCTCCCGGCTCAGCGCCCGGCTCTGCGAGCGCCCGCACGCGATGGCGTCCACGGACGTGCAGGTGCTGGACGCGGCCTACGGGGACGTGGACGAGGCCCGGGTGCACGGCTTCCCCGTCGACGGGTTCGACGCCGGGGCGGGCGTCGGCCCGTACGACCACCATGTGCATTCCGTCGCACCCGACACCGGGAAGGACGACGGCTCGAAGGGGCTCGCTGTCCTCTTCTGCGACCTGGACGGCTTCAAGTCGATCAACGACCGCTTCGGCCACCACACGGGTGACGCGGTCCTCATCGAGGTCGCCCGCCGGCTCACCACCTGTGTCCGCGACGGCGACACCGTCGCCCGGCTCGGGGGTGACGAATTCGTCGTGCTCGCGGACGGACTGGGCTCGGCGGACGCCGCGGACCTGGCCGTACGCCTGCGTAACGCCATCATTCCGCCCATTCGGGTCGACGGGCGGGCGGTGCGCGTCGGGGCGAGTTTCGGCATCGGCTGGGCCGCCTGCGGCATGACCGCCGAAGAGGTGCTGCGCTCCGCCGACCAGCGGATGTACATCGAGAAGCGGTCCCGGTCGAAGGTTCACCGCAGGGCCGGCTGA
- the arfB gene encoding alternative ribosome rescue aminoacyl-tRNA hydrolase ArfB: protein MGVMSGPYVIRGAVSLPEAELMWRFSRSSGPGGQHVNTTDSQVELRFDLAATESLPEVWKERALERLESRLVNGVVSVRSSEHRSQWRNRETAAVRLTALLAEATAPPPKPRRKRKIPRGINERRLREKKQRGDTKRGRSGRDW from the coding sequence ATGGGTGTCATGTCCGGGCCCTATGTCATCCGCGGTGCGGTCTCCCTGCCGGAGGCCGAGCTCATGTGGCGTTTCTCGCGGTCCTCGGGGCCAGGCGGGCAGCACGTCAACACCACCGACTCCCAGGTGGAGCTCCGCTTCGACCTCGCGGCGACCGAGTCGCTGCCCGAGGTGTGGAAGGAGCGCGCCCTGGAGCGGCTGGAGAGCCGGCTGGTCAACGGGGTCGTGTCGGTACGGTCATCGGAGCACCGCTCGCAGTGGCGCAACCGCGAGACGGCCGCCGTACGGCTCACCGCCCTGCTGGCCGAGGCCACGGCGCCGCCCCCCAAGCCGCGCCGCAAGCGCAAGATCCCGCGCGGCATCAACGAGCGCAGGCTGCGCGAGAAGAAGCAGCGCGGCGACACCAAGCGCGGCCGCTCCGGCCGCGACTGGTGA
- a CDS encoding SIS domain-containing protein, with product MSRTASEIATQPSCWRRAAEAGAVAEGLPRPGERVAVTGCGTSWFMAIAYAALREAAGQGETDAYASSEFPAGRSYDRVVAITRSGTTSEVLALLAGLRGKTPTLALTADPATPVMDAADTVVVLDWADEESVVQTRFATTALAFLRAGLEAAGPLPAGVKTVAEAAVDAELAVTEPLDEAVVAAEQWTFLGRGWTYGLAQEAGLKMREAAGAWTESYPAMEYRHGPIAITGPNRVAWVFGTLPEGLAGEVTGVGGTLVARTGTDPMADLIRAQRLAVALAESKGYDPDHPRNLSRSVILPGNP from the coding sequence ATGTCCCGTACCGCATCAGAAATTGCCACCCAGCCCAGCTGCTGGCGTCGTGCCGCCGAGGCGGGCGCGGTGGCCGAGGGGCTGCCGCGTCCGGGCGAGCGGGTCGCCGTCACCGGGTGCGGCACCTCGTGGTTCATGGCCATCGCCTACGCGGCGCTGCGCGAGGCGGCCGGGCAGGGCGAGACGGACGCGTACGCCTCCTCGGAGTTCCCGGCCGGGCGGTCCTACGACCGCGTCGTGGCGATCACCCGCTCCGGCACCACGAGCGAGGTGCTGGCGCTGCTGGCCGGGCTGCGCGGCAAGACACCCACCCTCGCGCTGACCGCCGACCCGGCGACCCCGGTCATGGACGCCGCCGACACCGTGGTGGTCCTGGACTGGGCCGACGAGGAGTCGGTCGTGCAGACCCGGTTCGCCACCACCGCGCTCGCCTTCCTGCGGGCCGGCCTCGAAGCGGCCGGCCCGCTCCCGGCCGGCGTGAAGACGGTGGCCGAGGCCGCCGTGGACGCGGAACTGGCGGTGACCGAGCCGCTGGACGAGGCGGTGGTCGCGGCCGAGCAGTGGACGTTCCTGGGGCGCGGCTGGACCTACGGCCTGGCGCAGGAGGCCGGGCTGAAGATGCGCGAGGCGGCGGGCGCCTGGACGGAGTCCTACCCCGCGATGGAGTACCGCCACGGACCGATCGCGATCACCGGGCCGAACCGGGTGGCCTGGGTGTTCGGCACCCTGCCGGAGGGGCTGGCGGGCGAGGTCACGGGGGTCGGCGGGACGCTCGTGGCCCGTACCGGCACCGACCCGATGGCCGACCTGATCCGGGCCCAGCGGCTCGCGGTGGCGCTCGCGGAGTCGAAGGGCTACGACCCGGACCACCCGCGCAATCTGTCGCGCAGCGTGATCCTGCCGGGCAACCCGTAG
- a CDS encoding CBM35 domain-containing protein encodes MAGNNGASTPEDDDPFGYLYEDGRAAGAQPPGQGGYGYPGPAAQPGVPRTSYNQVRTVGERQYGQQVPQQGAYGYPPQQAQYGQQQGQYGQPNAQYAAPETYPGAPTTQVPHQGGRGNGGGPGKGGPNTKGLLIGAVAVVAVVLIGIAAALMTGDGDKNKKNDDTASASSGAAGEVEESPKPQQSETSEAPPELPKQDAASLKLGGTAAVEKSVKGAEGPDGSYVSGFNTVGSSVTWQAAMENAGSYRLTVRYAIPAKDANATLTVNGKPNSQPIGLKDFVGSSDPNWEKNWQTTWAPVDLVKGENEISISCQDGNQCDVILDWLEVTPEKG; translated from the coding sequence ATGGCCGGGAACAACGGCGCGAGTACACCCGAGGACGACGACCCGTTCGGCTACCTCTACGAGGACGGGCGGGCGGCCGGCGCACAGCCGCCGGGTCAGGGAGGCTACGGCTACCCGGGTCCCGCCGCGCAGCCCGGTGTGCCGCGTACCTCGTACAACCAGGTGCGCACCGTCGGTGAGCGCCAGTACGGCCAGCAGGTGCCGCAGCAGGGGGCCTACGGCTACCCGCCGCAGCAGGCGCAGTACGGCCAGCAGCAGGGCCAGTACGGTCAGCCGAACGCGCAGTACGCGGCGCCGGAGACGTACCCCGGTGCCCCCACCACCCAGGTCCCGCACCAGGGCGGCCGTGGCAACGGCGGCGGCCCCGGCAAGGGCGGCCCCAACACCAAGGGCCTGCTGATCGGCGCCGTCGCGGTCGTCGCGGTCGTGCTCATCGGCATCGCCGCCGCCCTGATGACGGGCGACGGGGACAAGAACAAGAAGAACGACGACACGGCGTCCGCCTCCTCCGGCGCGGCCGGTGAGGTCGAGGAGTCGCCGAAGCCGCAGCAGTCCGAGACCTCCGAGGCGCCCCCCGAGCTCCCGAAGCAGGACGCGGCCTCGCTGAAGCTCGGCGGTACGGCGGCCGTGGAGAAGAGCGTCAAGGGCGCCGAGGGCCCGGACGGTTCCTATGTCTCCGGGTTCAACACGGTCGGGTCCTCCGTGACGTGGCAGGCGGCGATGGAGAACGCCGGTTCGTACCGCCTGACGGTGCGTTACGCGATCCCCGCCAAGGACGCCAACGCGACGCTGACGGTTAACGGGAAGCCGAACTCGCAGCCGATCGGGCTCAAGGACTTCGTCGGTTCCTCCGACCCGAACTGGGAGAAGAACTGGCAGACGACCTGGGCGCCCGTCGACCTGGTCAAGGGTGAGAACGAGATCAGCATTTCGTGCCAGGACGGCAACCAGTGCGACGTGATCCTGGACTGGCTGGAAGTCACCCCCGAGAAGGGCTAG
- a CDS encoding flavin reductase family protein — MSNDEFRGALARLAAGVVLVTAQEPPLDEHGRGEDVGMTATAFMSVSLDPPLVMVSLRNDSRMDDLLAEQPLWAVSVLSESQRHIAGRFAMKGRISDRLLFEDIPHVRGEISGAPLAGGALATLECRTEQRVVAGDHTLVIGRVLAAQLPTQEGGPLTYFRGRYRQLG; from the coding sequence GTGAGCAACGACGAGTTCCGTGGTGCCCTCGCCCGACTGGCCGCCGGCGTGGTGCTGGTCACCGCGCAGGAGCCGCCGCTCGACGAGCACGGGCGCGGCGAGGACGTCGGCATGACCGCGACCGCGTTCATGTCGGTCTCGCTGGATCCGCCGCTGGTCATGGTGAGCCTGCGCAACGACTCACGGATGGACGACCTGCTGGCCGAGCAGCCGCTGTGGGCCGTCTCGGTCCTGTCGGAGAGCCAGCGGCACATCGCCGGACGGTTCGCCATGAAGGGCCGGATCAGCGACCGGCTGCTGTTCGAGGACATCCCGCACGTACGCGGGGAGATCAGCGGGGCACCGCTGGCCGGCGGCGCGCTCGCCACGCTGGAGTGCCGCACGGAGCAGCGCGTCGTGGCGGGTGACCACACGCTGGTGATCGGGCGGGTGCTCGCTGCGCAGCTGCCGACCCAGGAAGGCGGCCCGCTGACGTACTTCCGCGGGCGCTACCGGCAGCTGGGCTGA
- a CDS encoding ROK family protein, with the protein MKHVIALDVGGTGMKAALVGADGALLYEARRATGRERGADAVVESILTFAADLRAYGEEHFGESALAAGVAVPGIVDADNGIALYAANLGWRDVPLRRLLGERLGGVPVALGHDVRTGGLAEGRIGAGRGADRFVFIPLGTGIAGAIGISGSIEAGAHGSAGEIGHIVIRPDGPDCPCGQRGCLETLASAAAVSRAWAAASGDPKADAADCAKAVESGDPAALAVWRDAVDALAAGLVTALTLLDPRTLIIGGGLAEAGETLFTPLRAAVEERVTFQKLPHIVPAALGDTAGCLGAGLLAWDLLSTEVSA; encoded by the coding sequence GTGAAACACGTCATCGCCCTCGATGTGGGCGGCACCGGAATGAAGGCCGCACTGGTCGGGGCCGATGGCGCCCTGCTCTACGAGGCACGGCGCGCGACCGGCAGAGAGCGCGGCGCCGACGCCGTCGTGGAGTCGATCCTCACCTTCGCGGCGGATCTGCGCGCGTACGGCGAGGAGCACTTCGGCGAGAGCGCTCTCGCCGCCGGTGTCGCCGTGCCCGGCATCGTCGACGCCGACAACGGCATCGCGCTCTACGCGGCCAACCTGGGCTGGCGCGACGTCCCGCTGCGCCGGCTGCTCGGCGAGCGGCTCGGCGGCGTCCCCGTCGCCCTCGGCCACGACGTCAGGACCGGCGGACTCGCGGAGGGCCGGATCGGGGCGGGCCGGGGCGCCGACCGCTTCGTCTTCATCCCGCTCGGCACCGGGATCGCCGGGGCCATCGGCATCTCCGGCTCCATCGAGGCGGGCGCCCACGGCTCGGCGGGCGAGATCGGCCACATCGTGATCCGGCCGGACGGCCCGGACTGCCCCTGCGGCCAGCGCGGCTGCCTGGAGACACTGGCCTCCGCAGCCGCCGTCAGCCGGGCCTGGGCCGCCGCGTCCGGCGACCCGAAGGCCGACGCCGCGGACTGCGCCAAGGCCGTGGAGTCGGGCGACCCGGCGGCCCTGGCCGTCTGGCGCGACGCGGTCGACGCCCTCGCCGCCGGGCTGGTCACCGCGCTCACCCTGCTGGACCCGCGCACGCTCATCATCGGTGGCGGTCTCGCCGAGGCGGGGGAAACCTTGTTCACACCACTCCGTGCGGCCGTCGAGGAACGCGTCACGTTCCAGAAGCTGCCCCACATCGTCCCCGCAGCCCTCGGGGACACCGCCGGATGCCTGGGCGCAGGGCTGCTCGCCTGGGATCTTCTCTCCACGGAGGTATCCGCCTGA
- a CDS encoding class II fructose-bisphosphate aldolase — MPLVSTGELVSAAQAQGRGIAAFNVITLEHAEAIATGAERAGAPAILQISENAVKFHGGRLSAIAAAAAAVARTSTAPLALHLDHVESVELLHQAHDEGFGSVMFDASKLSYEENVRTTAEAVAWGHERGIWIEAELGKVGGKEGEAPLDAHAPGVRTDPAEAAAYVAATGVDALAVAVGSSHAMTERTAALDHALIGRLRDAVPVPLVLHGSSGVPDDEIRQAVAASGMVKINVGTALNTAFTGAVRAHLAENTTGVDPRKYIAPGREAMAATVAGFLALMG; from the coding sequence ATGCCGCTCGTCAGTACCGGTGAACTCGTCTCCGCCGCACAGGCCCAGGGACGCGGGATCGCCGCCTTCAACGTCATCACGCTGGAGCACGCGGAGGCCATCGCCACCGGTGCCGAGCGGGCCGGCGCCCCCGCCATCCTCCAGATCTCCGAGAACGCCGTGAAGTTCCACGGCGGCCGGCTCTCCGCCATCGCGGCCGCCGCCGCGGCCGTCGCCCGCACCTCCACCGCCCCGCTCGCCCTCCACCTCGACCACGTCGAGTCCGTGGAGCTGCTGCACCAGGCGCACGACGAGGGCTTCGGCTCGGTCATGTTCGACGCCTCCAAGCTCAGCTACGAGGAGAACGTCCGGACCACCGCCGAGGCCGTCGCCTGGGGCCACGAGCGCGGGATCTGGATCGAGGCCGAGCTCGGCAAGGTCGGCGGCAAGGAGGGCGAGGCCCCGCTCGACGCCCACGCCCCCGGCGTCCGCACCGACCCGGCCGAGGCCGCCGCGTACGTCGCCGCGACCGGCGTGGACGCGCTCGCCGTCGCCGTCGGCTCCTCGCACGCCATGACCGAGCGCACCGCAGCCCTGGACCACGCCCTGATCGGCCGGCTGCGCGACGCCGTCCCCGTACCGCTGGTCCTGCACGGCTCCAGCGGCGTCCCGGACGACGAGATCCGCCAGGCCGTCGCCGCCTCCGGCATGGTCAAGATCAACGTCGGTACGGCCCTGAACACCGCGTTCACCGGCGCCGTCCGCGCCCACCTGGCCGAGAACACCACGGGCGTCGACCCGCGCAAGTACATCGCCCCGGGCCGCGAGGCGATGGCCGCGACGGTGGCGGGTTTCCTGGCGCTGATGGGCTGA
- the nagA gene encoding N-acetylglucosamine-6-phosphate deacetylase yields the protein MAGREDSTVLAGARVVLPTGTVENGRVIVEGTRLAGSAADDAPSIDLSGHWIVPGFVDMHNHGGGGGSFTSGTVEDVLTGVRTHREHGTTTLVASTVTGEMDFLAERAGILSELVEQGDLAGIHFEGPFISPCRKGAHSEDLLRHPDPAEVRKLMDAARGTAKMFTLATELPGGIESVRLLAEHGVIAAIGHTDATYEQTVEAIDAGATVATHLFNAMPPLGHRAPGPIAALLEDERITVELINDGTHLHPAALQLAYHHAGAHRVALITDAMDAAGFGDGQYQLGPLAVEVKDGVARLVEGNSIAGSTLTLDTAFHRAVTVDRIPVADVVRSISANPARLLGVYDRVGSLEPGKDADLVVLDADFTLKGVMRKGEWVRQPVPVAV from the coding sequence ATGGCCGGACGCGAAGACAGCACGGTTCTCGCAGGTGCCCGGGTGGTACTCCCCACCGGCACCGTCGAGAACGGCCGGGTGATCGTCGAGGGCACCCGCCTCGCCGGCAGTGCGGCGGACGACGCACCGAGCATCGACCTCTCCGGCCACTGGATCGTCCCCGGCTTCGTGGACATGCACAACCACGGCGGCGGCGGCGGTTCCTTCACCTCCGGCACCGTGGAGGACGTCCTGACCGGCGTCCGCACCCACCGCGAGCACGGCACCACCACCCTGGTCGCCTCCACCGTCACCGGCGAGATGGACTTCCTCGCCGAACGCGCCGGCATCCTCTCCGAGCTCGTCGAGCAGGGCGACCTGGCCGGCATCCACTTCGAGGGCCCGTTCATCTCGCCGTGCCGCAAGGGCGCCCACAGCGAGGACCTGCTGCGCCACCCGGACCCGGCCGAGGTCCGCAAGCTGATGGACGCGGCCCGGGGCACCGCGAAGATGTTCACGCTCGCCACCGAACTGCCCGGCGGCATCGAGTCCGTACGGCTGCTCGCCGAGCACGGCGTCATCGCCGCCATCGGGCACACCGACGCCACCTACGAGCAGACCGTCGAGGCCATCGACGCGGGCGCCACCGTCGCCACGCACCTCTTCAACGCGATGCCGCCCCTGGGCCACCGCGCGCCCGGCCCGATCGCCGCCCTCCTGGAGGACGAGCGGATCACGGTCGAGCTGATCAACGACGGCACGCACCTGCACCCGGCCGCCCTGCAACTGGCCTACCACCACGCGGGCGCCCACCGCGTCGCGCTGATCACCGACGCCATGGACGCGGCCGGCTTCGGCGACGGCCAGTACCAGCTGGGCCCGCTCGCCGTCGAGGTCAAGGACGGCGTCGCCCGGCTCGTGGAGGGCAACTCCATCGCCGGTTCCACACTCACCCTGGACACCGCCTTCCACCGGGCCGTGACCGTCGACCGCATCCCGGTCGCCGACGTGGTGCGGTCCATCTCCGCCAACCCGGCCCGGCTGCTCGGCGTGTACGACCGGGTCGGCTCGCTGGAGCCCGGCAAGGACGCCGACCTGGTGGTTCTGGACGCCGACTTCACGCTCAAGGGCGTCATGCGCAAGGGCGAGTGGGTCCGCCAGCCGGTGCCCGTGGCGGTGTGA